In the Brassica napus cultivar Da-Ae chromosome A7, Da-Ae, whole genome shotgun sequence genome, one interval contains:
- the LOC125576413 gene encoding glycerol kinase-like: MAGEKGFIGSIDQGTTSTRFIIYDHDARAVASHQVEFTQFYPEAGWVEHDPMEILESVKVCIAKALDKATADGHNVDGGLKAIGLTDQRETTIVWSKSTGLPLHKAIVWMDARTSSICRRLEKELSGGRSHFVESCGLPISTYFSAMKLLWLMENVDAVKDAMKKGDAIFGTIDTWLIWNMTGGVNGGLHVTDVTNASRTMLMNLKTLNWDEETLKTLGIPAEILPKIVSNSEVIGEICKGWPIPGIKIAGCLGDQHAAMLGQACKKGEAKSTYGTGAFILLNTGEVPIKSGHGLLTTLSYKLGPQAKTNYALEGSIAIAGAAVQWLRDSLGIIKSASEIEDLAAMVESTGGVYFVPAFNGLFAPWWREDARGVCIGITRFTNKSHIARAVLESMCFQVKDVLDSMNKDAGEKGSLNNEKGEFLLRVDGGATANNLLMQIQADLMGTPVVRPVDIETTALGAAYAAGLAVGFWREEDIFESGEKSKNSKVFRPAMEEATRKKKVESWCKAVERTFDLADLSL; this comes from the exons atggcagGAGAAAAAGGTTTCATTGGATCAATAGATCAAGGAACGACCAGCACCAGATTCATCATTTATGATCACGATGCTCGTGCCGTTGCATCCCACCAAGTCGAGTTCACTCAGTTCTATCCTGAAGCTGG ATGGGTGGAACACGATCCAATGGAGATACTCGAAAGTGTGAAAGTGTGCATTGCAAAGGCTCTTGACAAAGCCACAGCCGATGGACACAACGTCGACGGTGGCTTGAAAGCCATTGGGCTTACCGATCAAAGAGAGACGACCATCGTTTGGAGCAAATCCACTGGACTTCCTCTCCACAAAGCTATTGTCTGGATGGATGCTCGCACCAGTTCCATCTGCAG GAGACTAGAAAAGGAGCTATCAGGAGGAAGATCTCATTTTGTTGAGTCTTGTGGATTGCCGATTAGCACATACTTCTCTGCCATGAAGCTTCTCTGGCTGATGGAGAATGTAGATGCTGTCAAAGACGCTATGAAGAAAGGAGATGCCATCTTTGGCACAATCGACACATGGCTGATCTGGAACATGACAGGCGGTGTGAATGGAGGGTTACACGTCACTGATGTCACCAACGCTTCTCGCACCATGCTCATGAACCTCAAGACCTTGAACTGGGACGAGGAGACTCTTAAGACACTAGGCATTCCCGCTGAAATCTTGCCCAAGATTGTAAGCAACTCGGAGGTCATTGGAGAAATCTGCAAAGGCTGGCCCATCCCTGGCATCAAGATCGCTGGATGTCTTGGCGACCAGCACGCTGCAATGTTGGGACAAGCTTGCAAAAAAGGCGAGGCTAAGAGTACTTACGGCACTGGCGCTTTCATTCTTCTCAACACAGGAGAAGTCCCCATCAAGTCAGGACATGGACTTCTGACCACGTTGTCCTACAAGCTTGGGCCTCAAGCAAAGACAAACTATGCTCTCGAGGGTTCCATTGCTATAGCTGGAGCTGCCGTTCAATGGCTAAGAGACAGCCTTGGGATAATTAAAAGTGCAAGTGAAATTGAAGATTTGGCGGCTATGGTAGAATCAACGGGAGGAGTGTACTTTGTGCCAGCATTCAACGGTTTGTTTGCGCCTTGGTGGAGAGAAGACGCTCGTGGTGTCTGCATTGGAATCACTAGGTTCACAAACAAGTCTCACATTGCAAGGGCTGTGCTGGAGAGCATGTGTTTCCAAGTGAAAGATGTGCTAGACTCTATGAACAAAGATGCCGGTGAAAAGGGCTCCCTAAATAACGAGAAAGGGGAGTTCTTGCTTAGAGTTGATGGTGGCGCCACCGCCAACAACCTTCTTATGCAGATTCAG GCTGATTTGATGGGAACGCCGGTGGTGAGGCCAGTAGACATAGAGACAACAGCACTAGGAGCAGCCTATGCAGCTGGACTAGCCGTTGGATTCTGGAGGGAAGAAGACATATTTGAGTCAGGAGAGAAGTCAAAGAACTCCAAAGTCTTCAGACCAGCTATGGAAGAAGCAACCAGGAAGAAGAAAGTGGAGTCATGGTGCAAAGCGGTTGAGAGAACATTTGATCTTGCTGATCTCTCTCTTTAA
- the LOC106449502 gene encoding VQ motif-containing protein 11-like has translation MFPIQKQNRLFFSLLLPKGFSTSYIISTAMSHPNHHQQPPSYVTDPNTMFVQADPSNFRNIVQKLTGAPPELSTAQQKLPLTPKKPAFKLHERRQSSKKMELKISNDSFSHFHRGFLVSPVSHLDPFWARVSPHSAREYPHPPADNEEQKAIAEKGFYFLPSPRSGVEPAPELLSLFPLSSPNGTNHRNEDDYRDC, from the coding sequence ATGTTTcctatacaaaaacaaaacaggcttttcttctctcttcttctaccAAAGGGTTTCTCAACCTCATACATCATCTCCACCGCCATGAGCCACCCGAACCACCACCAGCAGCCGCCGAGCTATGTCACTGACCCAAACACCATGTTCGTTCAAGCAGATCCTTCCAACTTCCGAAACATCGTCCAAAAACTCACCGGAGCACCACCGGAACTCTCCACAGCACAACAGAAGCTTCCTTTAACTCCGAAGAAACCAGCCTTCAAGCTCCACGAACGTCGTCAGTCATCCAAGAAAATGGAGCTGAAGATCAGCAACGACTCCTTCAGCCATTTCCACCGAGGGTTCCTGGTCTCTCCCGTCTCTCACCTGGACCCATTCTGGGCGCGCGTGAGCCCACATTCAGCGCGTGAGTATCCTCACCCACCAGCGGACAATGAAGAGCAAAAAGCCATCGCGGAGAAAGGGTTCTACTTCCTTCCGAGTCCGAGAAGCGGGGTTGAGCCAGCACCGGAGCTTTTGTCTTTGTttcctctttcttctcctaACGGCACTAATCACCGTAATGAAGATGATTATCGCGACTGCTAA
- the LOC125576414 gene encoding F-box/kelch-repeat protein At1g80440-like: MELIPNLPYDVARECLLRSSYKQFPVMASVCRGWNREVSLSEFFQQRKASGHSQELLIMSQARVDTDREPGSGKNSASPEYRVAVLESGSGLWTELPPIPGQSNGLPLFCKLVSIGSDLIVLGGLDPVTWQASDSVFVFSFLNSKWRAGAVMPGVKRSFFGCASDSDRTVLVAGGHDEEKQALTSAIVYDLAEDKWTFFPDMSRERDECKAIFHAGKFHVIGGYATEEQGQFSKSAESFDVSTWQWGPVKEEFLDGGETVSAPIYATTGENGDLYACWRGDVMVLRNDTWLKVGQIPADVYSVAYVAVRPGKLTVIGNGKALAGYGGATVGYICDLSSFRWVKLETHVGHVQAGCFLEV, translated from the coding sequence ATGGAACTCATCCCTAATCTCCCCTACGACGTAGCTCGCGAGTGTCTCCTCCGCTCCTCTTACAAACAGTTCCCTGTTATGGCCTCCGTTTGCAGAGGCTGGAACCGTGAAGTGTCTCTCTCTGAGTTTTTCCAGCAACGAAAAGCTTCAGGTCATAGCCAAGAGCTTCTCATCATGTCGCAAGCTCGTGTCGACACGGACAGAGAGCCCGGATCCGGCAAGAATTCCGCATCGCCGGAATACCGGGTCGCTGTTCTTGAATCCGGGTCGGGTCTCTGGACGGAGCTTCCTCCGATTCCGGGTCAATCCAACGGACTGCCTCTGTTCTGTAAACTTGTTTCTATCGGGTCGGATCTTATTGTGTTGGGTGGGCTTGACCCGGTTACATGGCAGGCCTCTGACTCGGTCTTCGTCTTCAGTTTCCTCAACTCCAAATGGCGCGCAGGGGCAGTTATGCCAGGTGTCAAGAGATCGTTCTTCGGCTGCGCTTCGGATTCAGATCGGACGGTGCTGGTTGCCGGTGGACACGACGAAGAGAAGCAAGCGCTGACGTCAGCGATCGTGTATGATTTGGCGGAAGACAAGTGGACGTTTTTCCCGGACATGTCGCGGGAACGAGACGAGTGCAAGGCGATTTTCCACGCTGGCAAATTCCACGTCATCGGTGGATACGCCACGGAGGAACAGGGGCAGTTCAGTAAATCCGCTGAATCCTTCGATGTGTCTACGTGGCAATGGGGTCCAGTGAAAGAGGAGTTTCTCGACGGCGGCGAAACCGTTAGCGCTCCGATATACGCCACCACGGGAGAAAACGGAGATCTGTACGCGTGCTGGCGTGGAGATGTCATGGTGCTGAGAAATGACACGTGGCTGAAGGTAGGCCAGATCCCTGCTGATGTGTACAGTGTGGCGTACGTGGCGGTGAGGCCGGGAAAGCTGACTGTGATCGGCAACGGCAAGGCTTTGGCTGGCTACGGTGGAGCCACCGTAGGGTATATCTGTGATTTAAGTAGCTTTCGATGGGTAAAATTAGAAACACATGTTGGTCACGTGCAAGCTGGTTGCTTCTTGGAGGTTTAG